Part of the Zingiber officinale cultivar Zhangliang chromosome 8A, Zo_v1.1, whole genome shotgun sequence genome, TATCTTGAAATCATTcattagttatttagaaaatatTCTCCCTCAGCAACTTTCTTCATAGCATTATCAAATTAGCCGTTAACTTATTGATGAAATCCAAAATTTTAAAGCATGATAAGATCAATTGGgttcaatatacacaaccacattagcttaatggaaattaaataaaaagggACTAATACAATCTAAAATTTCATCTTGATATTGTATACATCAAGAAGACTGGCATAAGATGTTGCACTTGCCTGAACTTAAGGATCGATTGAACAGGACCGAAGATCTCATCTTGTGCTATTTTCATTTCATCCTATAAATTTCAAATATCACAACTGTCATCACAAATGCAGATTGAGAGTTTACCAAACCTTTATAGATTTAAGGACTAAGCCATACTTGTACATTAGAGAAGATGGTCGACTGAATGTAATAACCTTTGTTTCCAATTCGATCTCCACCTGTTACTAGCATAGCACCACTGTTGATTCCCGATTTGATGTAAAGCAAGATCTTGCTAAACTTCTCCTCATCAATCTGAGATATGTGTGAAGAACGAAAGTACTCAATATGGACATGTTTCAGAACTTCTTTGTTAAGAAGCTAGACGACTTTTTCATACATGTTTTATACGAGTTATGCACGATCAAACAGCAATCGAATGAGATGAAAATTAGTATGAGCACATAAattaagacacaaacaaatacgACAGTTTCTACCTTTCAGAGAGGACAAAGATAGAAAAAGGAGGATACCTGAGGACCTTGTTCAACACCCTTTTTAAAGGGGTCTCCAACAATGCATTTTAAGGCACGGGCTTTTGCTTTCTCTACAAACTCATCGTATATACGCTCCTGAACAATTTCAAGATCCTGAAGATCACATAAATGGAAACTTTCATGACAAAACATTCTCAAAGTAAATAATGTTCATAAAACTTTGCATGTTAAAAGTAAGTAAACCTTATAACCATCTTTAGCTGGACTTCTAGAACATGCGTTGCAATCACAACAGTCGCGACAGACAAGACAAGTAATCTTTACCTCCTTTTCAAGCATACCAGAGTACCTTGACAATACAAACTAAATCAGATAAACAGAAGTAGTTTTTTTTATGTATAAGATCCTATATCACTGATATCAAGATGTTCAAGTCTAAAAAGGATATGTGATTCACATCCTGTTTTCACAATATCAAAAAgctaaaagagaaaaataaatcaaaagcatTTTGCAAAATATGGTTCAATTATCTTCCTGTAGACAATGCATGCCATTTGAAATTTAATCACAAACAGGGTGGATATACAAACAAGATCACAATTCAAGCCATTAGATGTGAATATAGTAACAGCAATATAGCTCAACCACAATGAAACTTCACCAAAATAACAAAAGCAATCTAGCTCAACTCACAATGAAACTTATACTCATAAGACAAAAAGATAAtttaataatatcaaaatcaaacCAAATCATGAGAAAAAGGCTCAAATAAGATTAAAGCACAATTAAGATTAACCCAAATCTAAAATTAACTTGGATTAATcctacaataaataaaaaatgatctAAAAATCTCTACTGAAAGTCCTAATCCAAGTGTGCCTTGAGTGACCCTCCATAATGATAATCCATTCAAATCGAAGCTTCTCATACTAAGGAATATAACAGAACCTGCAAACTGAATCCAAAATAAATAAACTATTTGGTATTCAATTTAGGGAGTAAGAGTTCACAATTCAGCCTGATGACATAACTAGCCCATCAAGGGATACAGAGTGTGATTATATCCACTGTAGAATTTATATGCTTTCAGGACCAAGAGATACCAATTGCAAAACTAATCAGGTAGGCTAGAAACCTAAAGCCATGCTTCCCAGATGGCCAAAATTTTAACAATAAAAATTTGTTTATATGTACCAATATATTGAAGTTTCATCGACTTTAATCTAGTAACACACACAATAGGTAACAACTTGTAGGGCACATTTGGGTATAGACTAATGGGTGTCCATGAAAGAAATCTTTTTGTCTTTGTGAAATGTTAATATCATGATTGGTTAGCTTATGAAGATTCACAGGATTTCCTATGTATTTCTACCACATTTTCAACGTACAGATGAATTTATCTACTGTTCAAAGAAGGAACTTGCCTCAGCTAGGCCTTTAGGGCCAAACACCAGCAGAGCTACCACTCCAATAACCAATGCTTCAGGAGCACCCACTCCAAATAAAGAAGCACGAACAACTTTACCATGAAATTTCACATTTTTCTCTGCCAAACAAGTAAAAGAACATCAAACATATTTTCCAAGTAGATTAGACATCCGTGGAAGTCTATGAAAACAAGAAAGTAAACCCAGTAGCAGGAATGAATCAGCTACAAGTAGGTAAGCAATTTATACATAAAAGCAAAAGATGCTTAATTTAACTAtttaataagaagaagaagaagaagaccggAATGAAGCTTAGTATTAGTGATGGGTTCCGGAAATAAATGCATCAGCGTGACCGAACCCCTAATCTTCCCAAAATTAGGTATGCACACGCAACTCTCAAGGAAAGAACTCGTTTTTCAAGAAGACCAAAATCTTATGGAGGACAAGGAGTTACCTTTGCGCGCAAAGTTTCCAAAGGAAAGAGGCCTCACCGGCGGCTTGAGGCCGTCCCACAGCGGGGGTCGAGGCAGGTGGAGTGCGGAAAAGAATCTACGGAGATGGGACGAATGTGGGATTTTGGGAGAAGCCCTAGAGGGCGGATGGGAAGAGATGAGGAGGGCCACCTTCATTGAGtgggaagaggaggagagggagagggagcagTAGCAAAGTGATGCGAGGACCGTTGCAGAGCCCATCGCGGCAGAGGAGAGACTGTTTttgttttttccttcttcttcttcttcttcttcttcttcttcttctttcaaacaGGTAAAGGAAAGTGCTGCAAAATCTAAACTCGAGAGCAAAGAAGCATACGTAGAAAGCAACCACCACTCCAGCCACGTAATCGGAGGGCAGTTTAATGGAGGCACTAAAGAATCCATGGAGGTAGAGATCTTGCGACGCAAATGCAGCACCTGATCACAGAACAAGGTAGGTTCAAAGATGCccctttctttttttaaaaaaatattttaacagaaCCTATTCGCTGGTCGAGGGAGAGGTGGGCAGTTCGGCCGTCGCCATGAAGCATGAGGTTGGAGTCTCCGAACAGTTGGGTGTAGCCTTCCTCAAAGGAGATGGTGGCGAGGTTGGGCAACTCCGGGAGGAAAGCAACCTCATGGGAAGGGAGCAGACCCGAACACAAAAAACAGGAGGAAGTAGAAAGGAAAAGATAAAGTATGGATTACTGGAATGCGAAGAAGgtctcctcttctcacccaaagggaggagttggaggagatgcgatGTGTTTGAACGGAGAAGCAAGGgcatcgtgtcttgatcctgatcgggagaggaaggggcgtcgatctaggaaggggaagagggagatgaggttgagagagatggttggaggtttaggtttaggtttaggctgagagagatggtcggaggaaggggcgcgatataggtttaggtttggagggaacttcacagtgttgcaaattttggcttatgggaaaattaaaatattttattttggttcattaacaccgagttttaaaaaccgctattaaaatcagtgtctattaacgaaaaaaaggagCTCAAAGATATCGcctaaaaaccgatgtctatgagcgaaaatctgcgctcatagacaccggtttttggaaaaagccggtgtaaaatactcaaagacatcggtttttgcttaaaaccgttgttggtccaccgatgtctatgagggctTTTGTTGTAGTGAATATTTACTCGTCCTGTGGTTTCAAATTACTCCAGTTATGTGcctaagagtctcatactcttaacatgtgatgctttacaaAGATTTTGAGTAACAACCTTgacaagtggtcatagggtatatgtctccccagaaggagcggtgaatcctctatgaACTATCCAAATACCTTTGGGCACTTTGACTCATACCCAATTATCTCGGGTCCACATCTCCAAGGAGAtgctttgcttaagatgtcaaagtataagcctcTATGACCAAGGTGACTTAATTATCCCATGTCAAAGGACAATTGCACTCAAACTGCAATAAGAACTTCACAgatatatccatatatgtagagaaccatatgaagtcttatagtaagtcattccaatgaactagttaccataactaatatccatgtttaactctcaacatctcaATATCTCCAGCTAGTGAGTAAAGCTACCTGGTCAGACCAAGaagtataactcgtgctagtctcacagaattgatgatgttcaGATATATCAATTCATTAACTAAAGAATATTCCAATACTTTCATAATTATACATGTAAAGAtactcactagttgtgatccaatcacaaatccGCTCATGCTATAAATCGTATTGCGGACATTCAGTAAGTGAGTTTAAGACCATTCAAACACAAACAatgtacactcaaatagtgaatctgtatttatcaaaataaatattacaaACCATAAAACGATTATTTTAGGACACCTCTcaaacataacatagcataccaTGAAGAGTTTCGAGCGACACTTGATCCATGTGAGTTGTCACACGGGGAATAAAACTATCATATTGAAGACTTAAACCTGCAAGAATATGCATTAATAGTTCTGGATCAGAGACCAGATGTCTAATTGTAGATAGGTTACTGGCGATGGTCATGATTGATTACATATAGTCATTAATAGAGTCATCTCCTCATTGCACATATTGTAATTGCAGACAAAGTTGGATAACTCATGCTTAAGAATGAGATGTAAAAGAGTGATCACAAACTTGACGAGAGGTGTTGAGCCCAACAGCATAACAGCATGATGAAGCGTGATACAAAACCAATTTGATATCAACTGAacacataaaaaattaatttgtctATTCAGTTTAACTTATTTTATCatctaaatttctttaaaaaaaacttaatttatgaCTCAGAGAAATCAGCATAGAAGTCGTTCATCGCCTTCTGCATTTTTACGAAAGCAAAATAAACTGACCATCTGTTGTTTTGTTgaagaataaaattaaaactcatgaaaaaaatatatataatttattagaacaaatgaaattaGCTAGATTGAAAACACCAAAAATGCACCAAAGTTGGCTGATTATCCATTTACTGAAAactatcaaatttatttaaatattcaaTCCCACGCTGCAACAAAGTGATCAAGAAGAGACAACAGATGATCAGATTCTGAAATACTGATGTAATATATTGATGGCCCATTAATCAATTAAGAGCCACATAGACTCCGATCTCCTTTAGATACTTGTCGTACTGGCCAAAGAATCCAACAATTCGGCCGTCGGTGACTGGAACAGTGAACTCCTTGCCGCCTCCTTTCCCAAAAGGCCCATGCGTATTTCCGAAGTTGGTCTTAAATTTGAGCTGAGAGATACAGCTTTCACCGTCATTATCGCCGACGGACCCAACCATCGAGTTGATATATTCGCCAGGAAGTAGTTCGAACTGCAAGATCGATCGATATAACGATGTTTACTATCCATGAGTGTTCGCGACTTCACGTACCGTGTGATAGCTGCCACCACCGCTGCCGCCTAGTCGACGTGTTTCAACGTTTTTCCCATCGAGAATGTAGGAGATCTCCAAATTATCGATGACGTTTCCTGTGTGGAGTCTGACCTTTGTGATTTGGGACGCAGATCGACCAATGTCAAAGTTGCAGTCTCCGGCGATTCCCCATGGCCCAATCTTGATGTTATTTTGAAAACCTACAACATATATCAGAATTTAATAATTTGTCATTACTGTAAAAACAAGAGTATAATGTTGCTTAGGCTATTGTTGTTGTTACCATCATTATTCAACGAAAtacaaaatggaaaaaaaaatggaGAGAATAGAAAATGAACTCTGAATGCACATATTGTACTGACTTATATATTAATATAAGCTGGTTAATTAACACTGGAAAATCCATTAATTATTTCAGGCTCGCTAACTTATTAGAGTTTAATATTTTCTTCGATTAAAACTTCATTATTGAATTGGCGTGGAAGGATataaacaattaattaagaagagAAAGGTATAGGAGAGTTAATGCTCACGGATGCGTGTGAAATCCTCAAAGATAGCAGCCACTTGGCCTTCCAATGAATCCAGGTCGCGCTGCCACTGCTTGGCTTCCTCACTTGCAAGTCTTCCCTCGCTGATCTTGGCTTCTTCGATCTTACTTTTGATATCATTTCGTTTAGCTTTCAGCTTTTCCATTTCTTTCTTCAACTTCTTGATTTCAGTTTTGGGCTGCCCGCCGGATTTCAATAAGCCTTTCCAGCACTTGTTGACGTCTACGTTGAAATTTAAGTTGGTGCAAAACatggctagctagctagctagcagcAGGCCGATCGAGGCTTTACAAGGCGATGGAGGATTCACAAGGCTGAGAAGCAGATTGTTAACATGCAGGCAATAATCTCAACTAGATCTCAGGAGCCAGAGAGACAAAGATAAAACTAagagaagggagaagaagaggtCTATCATTACCATCGTTGGTTGAATCAGTCATAAGTCTTTTTAAAATCTGATAATAGTTCAATTAGATAAACAAAGTCTTCTCACCATGATTCAAGTTCCTATTCAATACTACTAtaacattatttttatttttcttgttcaATCTCTTTCTTTATATAATGTTTTCAAATGAAACAACTaaatattaataagaaaataccaAGCAGAGTATTAAGGAAATGATTGATAACTGAAGATTTGATGTCAAGAGAAGAGAAAATGTCATTTTTTCTAATAAATGAAGTACCTTATGTGCGCAAAGATGAAAGACACCTCTCAACTGCTTCTTCGAAAATATCCATTATGTTAGGTTGGCAGCAATAGTTGGTTGACTGAAACAATAATATACATGTTTGTGGAAAATCTTTAACTCTCCTTTATCTCTATCTATGGTTACATTTGTATATTTATCTaaggatttgtttgtttgttaataataattttcaaaaataatttattcgtGGAAAATTTGTAACCCTCCTCTGATCTATGGTTACATTTGTATACTTTTTATTAAAGCTACAAGAAATTTGTTTAATTTCTTTTGAAGCCACATTAGCAAAAGCACATGACAATTATTGTCTATTGACTCTAAAAATGGCTACCACTTTTCATCACGTTAcctaatctaatctaatctaattaattaattaattaaaagcaTAAAAACTAAGTGAATAAAAGTACATATTTGTTGTATTTCAAAAATGTCCCCCGAAATATTAAAATCTTGGTCGTTATATTTTATAATAGTGGTGGAAGATTTATCTCTTTTGAATAAAAATTAAGCGAAGTAAAGCAAACCACATATGAAAACAAGTGAAGAGATTGGTTCGTTTATcaataagagaaaaataaaataaaaattgttaaacatagataaataaaattaactaaaaaatcAGAATTATTAGAGCACAAGAACGTCCACCCAAATGGTCTGCAATTCAATTTTAACGATGCATGCatataaaatcttttaaaaaattattaaaaatgtctttgaaattaaaatttttgaatggGATTGAATGAATATAACTTTTAGTTCTTAGGGTTGTTCAAGAGTTTTGAACGTTTAAGTTTTTTTAGATAATTCAGATATTAGGTCTTATCATCCGACTAATTTTAAAGGTAACTGATCAGTCTCACATAATGACCACTAAATTTAAAAGCGCATACATCAATGGGGGATATTTCTTACCTTCCTTTGAATTAGCAACTCCTAAGTGCATAGAAAGCCTCAAGAGGTGCTTACATTGCACTCTTCATTAACGCTCTCATGCATCTAAAGAATAACTATGTGATAAGTATATCACAGtcttgtattatttttttatcaaataaataataaaatttaagtaaaatgaaaagaatataaaaaatttCATGGGTTTAATTAATTATAGAGAAAATATAAGTTTTTCTGATACaattatcaaattattttttattatatgccCAAAAATTACACAATGTTACCATGGTGCTAGTCTCAATCTTTGGTGCCCCCGGGGCATGGTTGAGTTGGCTAGTGCGAAACAGAGTTGCTACCATAAGGCAAaggttcgaatctcagcaaaATCGAGGAAAAAAAGCTCTCCTCTGTACTAGCCAACTACAGTTTcctgatttacctcctcacatATGGTCGTGGGGCCGACCGTGTGAGACCGCTGGGGTGGCGAATTCCACCTTTAGCTACCATAGTCTCAATCTTTGGAGCCCGAGGCTAGAATGTAGGAAATATGAACGTGGACAAGTCCATATTGTCCACTACTTTTAAGGGAAAAGTCTCTTTTACTTCTAGGATAATTCCCATTATAAAGGGTGTGTCCAAGGGTGGTTTAATGAAGGAGTGGAagaatgagaggaagaagaacattTGAGGCTGccggatttggttcgtggaattgcAGAGAGCTTTTCGATTTTTGTAATTGCTCTTCCGACAACAAGTCCTGTCGTCGCTGATTGTAGATCTATGAGAGATTGCTATAAGTGTTTACTGTTTACCATtttaattccttttgattcatgtatttagaaTTGTAACAATGGTATTAGAGCTTTATTCTAAATGCTTTAAACGAATTATGGAATGCATGTTTGGATATTTTCTATAAAATCGTGTTGCTGCCTTTAAGGATTACAAATTTGTTGTAGTTTGCTATCATCCCAAGGtaatagatcttgttgtgaacCATGGTCAGCGTCGTTCTTGTGCTGGTAGTGATTATATAAGTTTAGATGGTAGTGATTATCAGTTTAGAAAATCATATTCTGGACTGCATAAAGTGATTCACAGTTTAGATAGTTTAATGGATTAGTTTGTTCTTACTTTTTTATAGAAATAAAGTAATGTTGAAGAAGGTTTTGTATACTGCTTTGCGGTTTTTATGCAAACTGCACATCCGCAAGATTTGAGATCTTACTTGAGTGTTGCTGCTGTAATGTTGAGACATAAGGTACATGACTTTTGATTCCTTCTTCTGTTGCTGCTGCCAGCTATTCTAGTTGCTTGCATATAATACATGGTTTAAGATATGATGTCAAGTTTATATATTCATCAACTT contains:
- the LOC122010845 gene encoding sec-independent protein translocase protein TATB, chloroplastic-like, whose translation is MGSATVLASLCYCSLSLSSSSHSMKVALLISSHPPSRASPKIPHSSHLRRFFSALHLPRPPLWDGLKPPVRPLSFGNFARKEKNVKFHGKVVRASLFGVGAPEALVIGVVALLVFGPKGLAELFDIVKTGCESHILFRLEHLDISDIGSYT
- the LOC122011565 gene encoding protein GOS9-like, giving the protein MFCTNLNFNVDVNKCWKGLLKSGGQPKTEIKKLKKEMEKLKAKRNDIKSKIEEAKISEGRLASEEAKQWQRDLDSLEGQVAAIFEDFTRIRFQNNIKIGPWGIAGDCNFDIGRSASQITKVRLHTGNVIDNLEISYILDGKNVETRRLGGSGGGSYHTFELLPGEYINSMVGSVGDNDGESCISQLKFKTNFGNTHGPFGKGGGKEFTVPVTDGRIVGFFGQYDKYLKEIGVYVALN